In Fusobacterium sp., the genomic stretch TCGTCCTCTTCCAGTAGCTATAGCAAATTCAATTCCATTATCAACTAATTTTTTTACAGCTGCTTTTGTATAATCACTGATCTGACTTTTGGTATCCAATAGAGTTCCATCTAAATCTGATACAACTAATTTCATTTTTTGTTTCCTCCTGTTCCATATCTGATTGTTTTTTTAAAAATATTTTAATTATATTTTACCTTATTATGATAGTGAAAGTAAAGAGAACAATTACTTAAAGAAAATAAAAAAGAGATTCAAAAATATTTTTTGAATCCCTTGATTATATAATTGCAAGTTATTTTTAATTAATTATTGTGGTTTGTTTGCAAGATTTTGATTGTATTCAACTCTTGATTTCATCATTGTAGTTCTTATTCTTCCTTGCTCATTAGCGATCTCAGTGTTTAGTTTTTCAACTTTATTCCAGTCTGGTTTATCTTTAACAAGTTCTTTTCTGATTTCTAATCTTTTTTCATCCATAACAAGTCTTGCTCTTTCCATTTCAGGACTTCTTTTAAATCCATTTTGATTTGAACCACAGTATGAAGATCCAGAATGATATCCTCTTCCCATATTATTTCCATTCCAATTTTGGTGTCCTCTAGCAAATGCTGTAGCACCTAAAGCAAATATCATAATTCCCATTATTGTAAGTTTTTTCATAATTATCATCCTCCATATTATTTTGTTCTTTCTTATATAACAAAATAATATCATGTGATTATGACCTCAATATGTCAAACCAAAAAGTAAATTTTTTATCCTTTAGATTAATACCACAAGGGATTTTATTCAACTCCAAAATTTTTTTTACAATTGAAAGACCTAATCCATTTCCCTCAATACTTAATTCATTAGCATTGTCACCACGAGAAAAAGGTTCCCATAATTTAGATGTATCCCCAGTGCCTCTACCATCTATACTATTTTCAATAAATATTCTTCCATTAATTTCATAAACTAAAATAATATCATTTTCCTTAGAATATTTCAAAGCATTTTGAACAATATTATCAATAGCTATTTTAAATATTTTTATATCACAAAAAACTTTCTCTTCTTTGAGTTTTATTTCCCATTCTATATCCTTTTCAAGTTCAAGCATTTCATATTTTTCGATACTTTGTTTTAAAATAGATAAAATACTAGTTTCTGCCATATTTAGTTTTATTCCAGGAGAAGAAAGTCGTGATATTGTGAGAAGATTTCCAACTAATTCATTCATATCCATACTTTCTTTTGCTATTGCCTTATAATATTGAGATTTCTCATAATCAGTTTTAACGATTCCATTAATAAGAGCCTGAGCATAAGTACTTATAACTGTGATTGGAGTTCTTAATTCATGAGAAGCATTTGAAGCAAAAGATTTTAAATTTTCAATGGAAAGAGAGAGATTATCAGACATTTTATCAATGCTTTGGCTTAATTCTTCTATTTCATCTCCACTTTCAATTTCAGCTTTTTCAGAAAAGTCCAGTATAGATATCTTTCCAGCTACTCTGTTTAATTTTTTTATATTTTTAGTTATTTTCTTAGAAAATATTCGTCCAATTATCATACTGAGAAGAACTGATGTTATAGTTGTAAGAATATTAAATACATACATCTCATGTTTGTGAGCACTCATGACTGATAAAGAAGTTCTTAAAGTCAATGTACGACCATCTGAAAGAGATTCATTATATATAAGAAGCTTTATATTTGTTCTTGAAATACTTGTAACACTAAATCCAGTAGGAGGAGAAGAGCCATTATTGTGCATATCTTCTCTTCTTCCTTTCATTTTATGCATACCATTTTTTTTGAATACTGCTATATCTATTCCTTCTTTATCCCTAAGGTCTTCTACGTATTCTTTGAAAATTTCCTCATCATTTAGCAGATTTTTAGAAATATTGACAGCTTCTATCATTTTTTCTTTTTTTCTATATACATAGAAGTTATCAAGAAAAAATATATTGAGTATGTATCCAGCCAGAACAGTAAAAATAACTATAAAAATGGAAAAGATAAAAATTTTCTGGAAAAAATTAATTTTTATTTTCATCAAATATATACCCCATTCCTCTGACAGTTTTTATCAGATCACTATAATTTCCCAACTTTTTTCTAAGTCTTTTTACTAAAGTATCTACAACTCTATCATCACCCTCAAAATCAAAGCCCCAGACTTCATTTAAAAGAACATCTCTTGAAAAAATTATTCCTTTATTCTTTATGAGATATTCTAAAAATTGAATTTCTCTTCTTGTAAGTTCAATACCTTCATCATTTACTATGAGTTCACCACTTCGAAAATCAAAAGAAAGATTATTAAATTTATAAGAACTATTTTCATCTATTTTAAGCATTTTTTTGACTTTTATATTCAAAACTTTTAGGCTGAAAGGTTTCGTTATATAATCATCTGCTCCAATGCTTAAACCTTTCAATTCATCAATTTCAGAATCTCGAGCAGTCATCATTATTATAGGAATATTAGATTCTTTTCTTATATTTTGACAGACTTCCCAGCCATCCATTTTTGGAAGATTTATATCAAGCAGTATGAGATCAGGATTATATTCATAAAATATATCCAGAGCAGATTCTCCATCTAGTGCCTTATAAGTGATAAAAGATTCTCCAATTAAAGTATCTTCAATTACTTTTATTAAATTTTTTTCATCTTCTACTATTAATATTTTTTTAGTCATATTTATCTCCATATTACTTTAGTTTTTGTTATTTTAAATCCTATAAAATATCTGATAAAATCCTAACAGATGTATTTGAAAAAGATTCAAATTTATTATATTGAGTATTAAAAA encodes the following:
- a CDS encoding HAMP domain-containing sensor histidine kinase — encoded protein: MKIKINFFQKIFIFSIFIVIFTVLAGYILNIFFLDNFYVYRKKEKMIEAVNISKNLLNDEEIFKEYVEDLRDKEGIDIAVFKKNGMHKMKGRREDMHNNGSSPPTGFSVTSISRTNIKLLIYNESLSDGRTLTLRTSLSVMSAHKHEMYVFNILTTITSVLLSMIIGRIFSKKITKNIKKLNRVAGKISILDFSEKAEIESGDEIEELSQSIDKMSDNLSLSIENLKSFASNASHELRTPITVISTYAQALINGIVKTDYEKSQYYKAIAKESMDMNELVGNLLTISRLSSPGIKLNMAETSILSILKQSIEKYEMLELEKDIEWEIKLKEEKVFCDIKIFKIAIDNIVQNALKYSKENDIILVYEINGRIFIENSIDGRGTGDTSKLWEPFSRGDNANELSIEGNGLGLSIVKKILELNKIPCGINLKDKKFTFWFDILRS
- a CDS encoding response regulator transcription factor, with protein sequence MTKKILIVEDEKNLIKVIEDTLIGESFITYKALDGESALDIFYEYNPDLILLDINLPKMDGWEVCQNIRKESNIPIIMMTARDSEIDELKGLSIGADDYITKPFSLKVLNIKVKKMLKIDENSSYKFNNLSFDFRSGELIVNDEGIELTRREIQFLEYLIKNKGIIFSRDVLLNEVWGFDFEGDDRVVDTLVKRLRKKLGNYSDLIKTVRGMGYIFDENKN